The following coding sequences lie in one Gadus morhua chromosome 20, gadMor3.0, whole genome shotgun sequence genomic window:
- the map2 gene encoding microtubule-associated protein 2 isoform X9, with the protein MEALTADYEEEVEEEEEEEESTEAAESEAAIEEQQWSGDEPELDSPPAEALGQAEAVGEVQAPAQDQVPAVIAVSDSSVDREMEEVEQEEQDEKEEEQEAEGEESPKKALKMESEKQDSEQSESMSPCSIGSDKRAEDSAEPQMQEFFAGERMVPESPTMDMPCFVPASTPNQAKEPTRSMTLQPTYGEPITVSEKQPSVELVEFTTIIEPSEFSPLEVKAHGGDAAMETRDKSGMSTYFETSTVDVDEAPRNRAEGYYELSTVGEENTETDSLTQEISYSTLAQIQELPGTNKGSTEDTRSFLAPDRNNDCKLSPGKLALDQRSYSLNITIGAMDSSGQGKPRNLSPLATDIMSYTSGSLDDTADYLPVTTPSVEKPSPFPPLILETAASVTSDCSSPPQSSGQATISSPQPESPGSPEDSKYSYKNGTVMAPDLPEMLDLGTRSRLASDNTDPEIMPKKSEAPAEVFTGDPMASFVAGQLSHSVSKSDSQIEEMGYCVFSEYSGPMPSPADVLSPIGSSAQVFTPSVLEAKMAEQARKQAVRDTSMDDKNQSIEVVDGDIKLDQNQTGKKDADEEKVEADKVNLDISETKPETIKPSPPTEAFVTPTVTVTLEEGGRCGSEAEQQHSGDGSVSDTEIADYERQIRKLEMEDRPLSMEEERELQELREKVKLVHQEAYEEVDAEEMYQLTGVAKDHIAKPAKTSPASSVDSVIDDDKLLSPVLSPAKRQVEAYGSPKRVISPVLGTSKDEADRNLREQKEAEKKAKDEVERKMNEEKQKKEEEQRERVVMEEKSKLEAERKLKEEQEIKEREIRKKEEDEKIEKEMKAQREKGDREQEEKEKIAKEFEKEKQEREQREKIEKEENDKKEKEEREKKEREEKEKEKAEKEKKEKEEIEKEKAEKVKKEKEEIERKEKEEIEKKEKEEKEKKEKEEIEKEKAEKLKKEKEEGERKEKEEIEKKEVEERAKREKEEKENNQNIPEPKPATSVGAALGATETVVGVKLGEKDANLTAKDSLEAQEDEDDIEVLDGTGEKAGTSTQACKEIPEPRAAIESVVTVEDDFITVVQTIDEEGEEPGHSVRFSAPPETAVHHVPGAEEEEECVEEAEEAEMEAGSLEEILDVPEAQEIPSSPDKEAKTTETEGRTESYDRDETTIDDSILDSSWIDTQDDDRSMATEMEQLPLAHDAAKTSDLKQEKQQTKQEKAVKTMAKESRAKGRVSTPERKPVRKEPVCIPREEAKKKKAVIKKTELTKKAETRSPARRSTMKPSARQTRPIQHHSCPRRRVTATSTDGRHPFSVARQSLDRVPHQCHTKRLQPTKIPALKSRVVKSLPHLPARPSSASSCKSQLAQNLDRLRPSSAEPLFPLSHRALGKKDGRSCSPEQRASVPRPASILTRHGRHGGHDQEESSTSITSSGSTAPRRPTSFRTEMKAEHRLGRASSMSGLALVRSRSARSGHSTPRTGGSTAVTPGTPPSYSSSSHNPATPRSLSLISQERRAVTVAVVRTPPKSPATTPKQLRILNQPLPDFKNVKSKIGSTENIKYQPKGGQKCRGPNLPTMAKRGASWIWKSVLRVVTVTLYLSAAHSVTWTKDPLMQILNKKLDFSRVQSKCGSRDNLKYTPRGGNVQIQNKKIDLSHVTSKCGSLDNIHHRPGGGNIRIESVRLDFKDKAQAKVGSLDNAGQPIGRGPFLIESHKVMFQAKPRDPGADIVVTSQSEGEGVEGGSPGGRLLSSSGSLDMLESPQLATLAEDVTAALAKQGL; encoded by the exons ATGGAGGCTCTTACAGCCGACTacgaggaggaagtggaggaggaagaggaggaggaggagagtacaGAAGCAGCAGAATCTGAGGCAGCTATTGAGGAGCAGCAGTGGAGCGGGGATGAGCCTGAACTGGACAGCCCCCCAGCTGAAGCCTTAGGGCAGGCAGAGGCTGTAGGAGAGGTCCAGGCTCCGGCCCAGGATCAGGTCCCAGCAGTTATTGCTGTCTCAGACAGCTCTgtggacagagagatggaggaggtggagcaggaggagcaggatgagaaggaggaagagcaggaagcagagggtgaggagagCCCTAAGAAAG CGTTGAAGATGGAATCGGAAAAGCAAGACAGTGAGCAGAGCGAGTCCATGAGCCCATGCAGCATCGGCTCTGACAAGCGTGCCGAAGACAGCGCCGAGCCCCAGATGCAGGAGTTCTTTGCTGGGGAAAGGATGGTTCCGGAGAGTCCCACCATGGACATGCCCTGCTTTGTTCCTGCAAGTACGCCAAATCAAGCCAAAGAACCGACACGATCAATGACCCTGCAGCCTACGTATGGAGAACCCATAACCGTATCTGAGAAGCAGCCTTCGGTGGAGTTGGTTGAATTCACCACCATCATCGAACCTTCTGAATTCTCTCCTTTGGAGGTCAAAGCCCATGGAGGAGATGCCGCGATGGAGACGCGTGACAAATCTGGGATGTCAACGTATTTTGAAACCTCTACTGTGGATGTTGACGAAGCTCCACGTAATAGAGCAGAAGGTTACTATGAACTGAGCACAGTTGGAGAGGAGAACACTGAAACCGATTCTTTGACCCAAGAAATCAGCTACAGCACCCTTGCTCAGATCCAGGAATTGCCAGGAACCAATAAAGGCTCAACAGAAGACACCAGGAGTTTCTTGGCTCCTGACAGGAATAATGATTGCAAGTTGTCCCCTGGCAAATTAGCTTTAGATCAGAGGAGTTACTCCCTTAATATTACTATTGGCGCAATGGATTCCAGTGGGCAAGGCAAACCTAGAAACCTCTCTCCTCTAGCTACGGATATAATGTCCTATACCAGTGGAAGTCTAGATGATACAGCAGACTACCTCCCAGTGACTACCCCCTCTGTAGAGAAACCGTCACCCTTTCCTCCCTTGATCCTGGAGACTGCCGCCTCAGTCACTTCAGATTGTTCCTCTCCTCCACAGAGTTCTGGGCAAGCTACAATATCCAGCCCTCAGCCAGAGTCTCCTGGATCCCCTGAGGACTCCAAGTATTCCTATAAAAATGGTACAGTTATGGCACCAGACCTGCCTGAAATGCTAGACCTTGGGACACGCTCTAGGCTGGCGTCGGATAATACTGACCCAGAAATCATGCCAAAAAAATCGGAGGCCCCCGCTGAAGTGTTCACTGGTGACCCGATGGCTAGTTTTGTCGCAGGACAATTAAGCCACTCAGTCAGCAAATCCGACAGCCAGATAGAAGAGATGGGCTATTGTGTGTTTAGTGAATATTCCGGGCCCATGCCATCCCCTGCTGATGTCCTAAGCCCTATAGGTTCATCCGCTCAAGTCTTTACCCCCTCGGTCCTTGAGGCAAAAATGGCTGAGCAGGCTAGAAAACAAGCAGTTAGAGACACATCAATGGACGACAAGAACCAGTCCATAGAGGTTGTGGATGGTGACATAAAACTAGACCAAAATCAGACCGGCAAAAAGGATGCAGATGAAGAAAAGGTTGAGGCAGATAAAGTGAATCTGGATATTTCTGAAACTAAACCTGAGACCATAAAACCAAGCCCACCCACCGAGGCATTCGTAACACCAACTGTGACGGTCACTCTGGAAGAAGGCGGGAGATGTGGGAGCGAGGCCGAACAGCAGCACAGCGGCGACGGTTCCGTGTCGGACACCGAGATTGCTGACTATGAGAGGCAGATACGGAAGTTGGAGATGGAGGACCGTCCTCTCAGCatggaggaagagcgagagctCCAGGAACTGAGAGAAAAGGTCAAGCTGGTTCACCAGGAGGCCTACGAAGAGGTGGACGCTGAAGAGATGTACCAGTTGACCGGAGTGGCCAAAGACCACATCGCCAAGCCTGCCAAAACCTCCCCAGCCTCGTCTGTTGACAGCGTTATTGATGATGACAAGTTGCTCTCTCCGGTGCTCTCCCCAGCCAAGCGACAAGTAGAAGCCTATGGTTCTCCCAAAAGAGTGATCTCACCAGTGTTGGGTACAAGCAAGGACGAGGCAGATAGAAATCTAAGGGAACAGAAGGAAGCAGAAAAGAAAGCGAAGGATGAGGTTGAGAGGAAAATGAATGAAGAGAAacagaagaaagaagaagagcagagagagagggtggtaaTGGAAGAGAAATCTAAACTTGAGGCAGAGAGGAAGTTGAAGGAGGAGCAAGAaataaaagagagggagattagaaagaaagaagaggatGAAAAGATTGAGAAAGAAATGAAAGCCCAAAGGGAGAAAGGGGACAGAGaacaggaagagaaagagaagataGCAAAGGAGTTTGAGAAggaaaagcaagagagagagcaaagagagaaaatagaaaagGAAGAGAATGATAAGAaggaaaaggaagagagagaaaagaaggagcgggaagagaaagaaaaggagaaggcagagaaagaaaagaaggagaaggaagagataGAAAAGGAGAAGGCAGAGAAagtaaagaaggagaaggaagagatagaaaggaaggaaaaggaagagatagaaaagaaagagaaggaagagaaagaaaagaaggagaaggaagagataGAAAAGGAGAAGGCAGAGAAattaaagaaggagaaggaagagggagaaaggaaggagaaggaagagataGAAAAGAAGGAAGTTGAGGAGAGAGCAAAGAGggaaaaggaagagaaagaaaataaccAGAACATTCCTGAGCCTAAACCTGCGACAAGTGTTGGGGCGGCTTTGGGGGCCACCGAAACTGTTGTTGGAGTGAAGCTAGGTGAAAAAGATGCAAATCTCACTGCGAAGGATTCTTTGGAAGcgcaggaggatgaggatgatatCGAGGTGTTGGACGGGACCGGGGAAAAAGCTGGGACTTCCACGCAGGCTTGCAAGGAGATCCCAGAGCCCCGTGCGGCAATCGAGTCGGTGGTAACCGTGGAGGATGACTTCATCACTGTCGTCCAGACCATCgatgaagaaggagaggagccGGGACACAGCGTTCGCTTCTCCGCTCCTCCGGAGACTGCGGTCCACCATGTCCCTGGTgccgaagaggaagaggagtgtgtGGAGGAGGCTGAAGAGGCTGAGATGGAGGCTGGCAGTCTAGAGGAGATATTGGATGTCCCTGAGGCCCAAGAGATACCCTCCTCTCCAGATAAGGAGGCCAAGACCacggagacagagggacggacagagagcTACGACAGAGATGAAACCACCATCGACGACTCCATCCTGGACAGCTCCTGGATCGACACCCAAG ACGATGATAGGAGCATGGCCACAGAGATGGAACAGCTGCCATTGGCGCATGATGCTGCAAAGACGTCTGACCTGAAGCAGGAGAAGCAGCAAACCAAGCAAGAGAAGGCAGTGAAGACAATGGCTAAAGAGAGCAGGGCCAAGGGCCGCGTGTCCACACCAGAACGCAAGCCTGTGCGTAAGGAACCAGTCTGCATCCCCAGGGAGGAggctaaaaagaaaaaag CGGTGATCAAGAAGACAGAGCTGACCAAGAAGGCAGAGACCCGGTCCCCTGCCAGGAGGAGCACCATGAAGCCCTCCGCGCGCCAGACGCGGCCCATCCAGCACCACTCCTGTCCCAGGAGGAGGGTTACAG CCACTTCCACAGACGGCCGCCACCCCTTCAGCGTTGCAAGGCAGTCCCTGGACCGAGTG CCACATCAGTGCCATACTAAACGCTTGCAACCTACAAAGATCCCTGCACTGAAATCACGGGTGGTTAAAAGCCTTCCCCACCTGCCAGCTCGGccaagctccgcctcctcctgcaAATCACAGTTGGCACAGAACTTAGATAGGCTCCGCCCATCGTCAGCTGAGCCTCTGTTCCCTTTGTCGCATAGAGCCTTAGGCAAGAAG GACGGAAGGTCATGCAGCCCAGAGCAGCGCGCCTCCGTGCCACGGCCAGCCTCCATCTTGACCCGCCACGGTCGCCACGGCGGCCACGACCAAGAGGAgagctccacctccatcaccagctCGGGATCCACTGCTCCACGCAGACCCACCT CGTTCCGCACCGAGATGAAGGCCGAACACAGGCTTGGACGCGCCTCTAGCATGTCGG GCCTAGCGCTGGTGCGTTCCCGCTCAGCCCGCAGCGGCCACTCCACCCCCCGCACCGGGGGCTCCACGGCCGTCACCCCCGGCACCCCACCCAGCTACTCCAGCTCGTCACACAACCCGGCCACGCCCCGCTCCCTCAGCCTCATCTCCCAGGAGCGCCGGGCGGTGACGGTGGCTGTGGTGCGCACGCCGCCCAAGtcccccgccaccacccccaAGCAGCTGCGCATCCTCAACCAGCCGCTGCCCGACTTCAAGAACGTCAAGTCCAAGATCGGCTCTACAGAGAACATCAAGTACCAACCCAAAGGAGGGCAG AAGTGCAGGGGCCCCAATCTGCCAACCATGGCCAAACGTGGCGCCTCGTGGATCTGGAAGTCCGTGCTGCGTGTGGTCACGGTCACCCTGTATCTATCAGCCGCACACAGTGTGACCTGGACCAAAGACCCGCTG ATGCAGATTTTAAACAAGAAGCTGGACTTCAGCCGCGTACAGTCAAAGTGCGGCTCCAGGGATAACCTGAAGTACACTCCCCGCGGAGGCAAT GTACAGATCCAGAATAAGAAGATAGACTTGAGTCATGTGACCTCAAAATGTGGATCCCTGGACAACATCCACCATAGACCAG GGGGCGGCAACATCCGCATCGAGAGCGTCAGGCTGGACTTCAAAGACAAGGCCCAGGCCAAGGTTGGCTCCCTGGACAATGCAGGGCAGCCCATCGGCCGTGGCCCCTTCCTG ATCGAGAGCCACAAGGTGATGTTCCAGGCCAAGCCGCGGGACCCCGGCGCGGACATCGTGGTCACGTCGCAGTCGGAGGGCGAGGGTGTCGAGGGGGGGTCCCCGGGGGGCCGGCTGCTGTCCTCCTCCGGCAGCCTCGACATGCTGGAGTCCCCGCAGCTGGCAACGCTGGCCGAGGACGTCACGGCCGCCCTGGCCAAGCAGGGCTTGTGA
- the map2 gene encoding microtubule-associated protein 2 isoform X6 — translation MADGQRSEDSAPQWNPSGRQDPSAPHGANGFSSSSSTTTTTSSSSSSSASAYRACQPGATGPFSSARENGFNGVMSGAHPVTAEQVSARIVQEVTAEAVAVLKGEQESLADTAKRLPSVEDTTNLPPSPPPSPAAQHFGPLERDVGDEEEAGPLRRFQNSRERCKFLAPSISVSVPEDEPYHSDEEYYEHPLFSPEWTRSGVRPVQAVPFRQIEEEETMEALTADYEEEVEEEEEEEESTEAAESEAAIEEQQWSGDEPELDSPPAEALGQAEAVGEVQAPAQDQVPAVIAVSDSSVDREMEEVEQEEQDEKEEEQEAEGEESPKKALKMESEKQDSEQSESMSPCSIGSDKRAEDSAEPQMQEFFAGERMVPESPTMDMPCFVPASTPNQAKEPTRSMTLQPTYGEPITVSEKQPSVELVEFTTIIEPSEFSPLEVKAHGGDAAMETRDKSGMSTYFETSTVDVDEAPRNRAEGYYELSTVGEENTETDSLTQEISYSTLAQIQELPGTNKGSTEDTRSFLAPDRNNDCKLSPGKLALDQRSYSLNITIGAMDSSGQGKPRNLSPLATDIMSYTSGSLDDTADYLPVTTPSVEKPSPFPPLILETAASVTSDCSSPPQSSGQATISSPQPESPGSPEDSKYSYKNGTVMAPDLPEMLDLGTRSRLASDNTDPEIMPKKSEAPAEVFTGDPMASFVAGQLSHSVSKSDSQIEEMGYCVFSEYSGPMPSPADVLSPIGSSAQVFTPSVLEAKMAEQARKQAVRDTSMDDKNQSIEVVDGDIKLDQNQTGKKDADEEKVEADKVNLDISETKPETIKPSPPTEAFVTPTVTVTLEEGGRCGSEAEQQHSGDGSVSDTEIADYERQIRKLEMEDRPLSMEEERELQELREKVKLVHQEAYEEVDAEEMYQLTGVAKDHIAKPAKTSPASSVDSVIDDDKLLSPVLSPAKRQVEAYGSPKRVISPVLGTSKDEADRNLREQKEAEKKAKDEVERKMNEEKQKKEEEQRERVVMEEKSKLEAERKLKEEQEIKEREIRKKEEDEKIEKEMKAQREKGDREQEEKEKIAKEFEKEKQEREQREKIEKEENDKKEKEEREKKEREEKEKEKAEKEKKEKEEIEKEKAEKVKKEKEEIERKEKEEIEKKEKEEKEKKEKEEIEKEKAEKLKKEKEEGERKEKEEIEKKEVEERAKREKEEKENNQNIPEPKPATSVGAALGATETVVGVKLGEKDANLTAKDSLEAQEDEDDIEVLDGTGEKAGTSTQACKEIPEPRAAIESVVTVEDDFITVVQTIDEEGEEPGHSVRFSAPPETAVHHVPGAEEEEECVEEAEEAEMEAGSLEEILDVPEAQEIPSSPDKEAKTTETEGRTESYDRDETTIDDSILDSSWIDTQDDDRSMATEMEQLPLAHDAAKTSDLKQEKQQTKQEKAVKTMAKESRAKGRVSTPERKPVRKEPVCIPREEAKKKKAVIKKTELTKKAETRSPARRSTMKPSARQTRPIQHHSCPRRRVTATSTDGRHPFSVARQSLDRVPHQCHTKRLQPTKIPALKSRVVKSLPHLPARPSSASSCKSQLAQNLDRLRPSSAEPLFPLSHRALGKKDGRSCSPEQRASVPRPASILTRHGRHGGHDQEESSTSITSSGSTAPRRPTSFRTEMKAEHRLGRASSMSGLALVRSRSARSGHSTPRTGGSTAVTPGTPPSYSSSSHNPATPRSLSLISQERRAVTVAVVRTPPKSPATTPKQLRILNQPLPDFKNVKSKIGSTENIKYQPKGGQVQIQNKKIDLSHVTSKCGSLDNIHHRPGGGNIRIESVRLDFKDKAQAKVGSLDNAGQPIGRGPFLIESHKVMFQAKPRDPGADIVVTSQSEGEGVEGGSPGGRLLSSSGSLDMLESPQLATLAEDVTAALAKQGL, via the exons ATGGCGGACGGTCAGCGGTCCGAGGACAGCGCCCCCCAGTGGAACCCTTCAGGAAGGCAAGATCCGTCGGCCCCACACGGCGCCAAcggcttctcctcttcctcctccaccaccaccacaacttcctcctcctcctcctcctccgcctcagCCTACAGGGCCTGCCAGCCAGGGGCCACCGGGCCCTTCTCTTCAGCCAGGGAGAATGGCTTCAACGGGGTCATGAGCGGGGCCCATCCAGTGACCGCCG AGCAAGTGTCCGCACGGATCGTACAGGAAGTGACTGCGGAGGCGGTGGCGGTTCTgaaaggagagcaggagagcctAGCGGACACAGCCAAGAGGCTTCCTTCAG TTGAAGACACCACCAACTtgcccccctctccacctccttcccctgCTGCGCAACACTTCGGCCCGCTGGAACGAG ATgtaggggatgaggaggaggcggggcctcTCAGGCGCTTCCAAAACTCCCGTGAGAGGTGCAAGTTCCTCGccccctccatctctgtgtCCGTGCCCGAGGACGAGCCCTACCACTCCGACGAGGAGTACTATGAGCACCCCTTGTTCAGCCCAGAGTGGACACGCTCCGGCGTGCGCCCCGTGCAGGCCGTGCCCTTTAGACAGATCGAAG AAGAAGAAACCATGGAGGCTCTTACAGCCGACTacgaggaggaagtggaggaggaagaggaggaggaggagagtacaGAAGCAGCAGAATCTGAGGCAGCTATTGAGGAGCAGCAGTGGAGCGGGGATGAGCCTGAACTGGACAGCCCCCCAGCTGAAGCCTTAGGGCAGGCAGAGGCTGTAGGAGAGGTCCAGGCTCCGGCCCAGGATCAGGTCCCAGCAGTTATTGCTGTCTCAGACAGCTCTgtggacagagagatggaggaggtggagcaggaggagcaggatgagaaggaggaagagcaggaagcagagggtgaggagagCCCTAAGAAAG CGTTGAAGATGGAATCGGAAAAGCAAGACAGTGAGCAGAGCGAGTCCATGAGCCCATGCAGCATCGGCTCTGACAAGCGTGCCGAAGACAGCGCCGAGCCCCAGATGCAGGAGTTCTTTGCTGGGGAAAGGATGGTTCCGGAGAGTCCCACCATGGACATGCCCTGCTTTGTTCCTGCAAGTACGCCAAATCAAGCCAAAGAACCGACACGATCAATGACCCTGCAGCCTACGTATGGAGAACCCATAACCGTATCTGAGAAGCAGCCTTCGGTGGAGTTGGTTGAATTCACCACCATCATCGAACCTTCTGAATTCTCTCCTTTGGAGGTCAAAGCCCATGGAGGAGATGCCGCGATGGAGACGCGTGACAAATCTGGGATGTCAACGTATTTTGAAACCTCTACTGTGGATGTTGACGAAGCTCCACGTAATAGAGCAGAAGGTTACTATGAACTGAGCACAGTTGGAGAGGAGAACACTGAAACCGATTCTTTGACCCAAGAAATCAGCTACAGCACCCTTGCTCAGATCCAGGAATTGCCAGGAACCAATAAAGGCTCAACAGAAGACACCAGGAGTTTCTTGGCTCCTGACAGGAATAATGATTGCAAGTTGTCCCCTGGCAAATTAGCTTTAGATCAGAGGAGTTACTCCCTTAATATTACTATTGGCGCAATGGATTCCAGTGGGCAAGGCAAACCTAGAAACCTCTCTCCTCTAGCTACGGATATAATGTCCTATACCAGTGGAAGTCTAGATGATACAGCAGACTACCTCCCAGTGACTACCCCCTCTGTAGAGAAACCGTCACCCTTTCCTCCCTTGATCCTGGAGACTGCCGCCTCAGTCACTTCAGATTGTTCCTCTCCTCCACAGAGTTCTGGGCAAGCTACAATATCCAGCCCTCAGCCAGAGTCTCCTGGATCCCCTGAGGACTCCAAGTATTCCTATAAAAATGGTACAGTTATGGCACCAGACCTGCCTGAAATGCTAGACCTTGGGACACGCTCTAGGCTGGCGTCGGATAATACTGACCCAGAAATCATGCCAAAAAAATCGGAGGCCCCCGCTGAAGTGTTCACTGGTGACCCGATGGCTAGTTTTGTCGCAGGACAATTAAGCCACTCAGTCAGCAAATCCGACAGCCAGATAGAAGAGATGGGCTATTGTGTGTTTAGTGAATATTCCGGGCCCATGCCATCCCCTGCTGATGTCCTAAGCCCTATAGGTTCATCCGCTCAAGTCTTTACCCCCTCGGTCCTTGAGGCAAAAATGGCTGAGCAGGCTAGAAAACAAGCAGTTAGAGACACATCAATGGACGACAAGAACCAGTCCATAGAGGTTGTGGATGGTGACATAAAACTAGACCAAAATCAGACCGGCAAAAAGGATGCAGATGAAGAAAAGGTTGAGGCAGATAAAGTGAATCTGGATATTTCTGAAACTAAACCTGAGACCATAAAACCAAGCCCACCCACCGAGGCATTCGTAACACCAACTGTGACGGTCACTCTGGAAGAAGGCGGGAGATGTGGGAGCGAGGCCGAACAGCAGCACAGCGGCGACGGTTCCGTGTCGGACACCGAGATTGCTGACTATGAGAGGCAGATACGGAAGTTGGAGATGGAGGACCGTCCTCTCAGCatggaggaagagcgagagctCCAGGAACTGAGAGAAAAGGTCAAGCTGGTTCACCAGGAGGCCTACGAAGAGGTGGACGCTGAAGAGATGTACCAGTTGACCGGAGTGGCCAAAGACCACATCGCCAAGCCTGCCAAAACCTCCCCAGCCTCGTCTGTTGACAGCGTTATTGATGATGACAAGTTGCTCTCTCCGGTGCTCTCCCCAGCCAAGCGACAAGTAGAAGCCTATGGTTCTCCCAAAAGAGTGATCTCACCAGTGTTGGGTACAAGCAAGGACGAGGCAGATAGAAATCTAAGGGAACAGAAGGAAGCAGAAAAGAAAGCGAAGGATGAGGTTGAGAGGAAAATGAATGAAGAGAAacagaagaaagaagaagagcagagagagagggtggtaaTGGAAGAGAAATCTAAACTTGAGGCAGAGAGGAAGTTGAAGGAGGAGCAAGAaataaaagagagggagattagaaagaaagaagaggatGAAAAGATTGAGAAAGAAATGAAAGCCCAAAGGGAGAAAGGGGACAGAGaacaggaagagaaagagaagataGCAAAGGAGTTTGAGAAggaaaagcaagagagagagcaaagagagaaaatagaaaagGAAGAGAATGATAAGAaggaaaaggaagagagagaaaagaaggagcgggaagagaaagaaaaggagaaggcagagaaagaaaagaaggagaaggaagagataGAAAAGGAGAAGGCAGAGAAagtaaagaaggagaaggaagagatagaaaggaaggaaaaggaagagatagaaaagaaagagaaggaagagaaagaaaagaaggagaaggaagagataGAAAAGGAGAAGGCAGAGAAattaaagaaggagaaggaagagggagaaaggaaggagaaggaagagataGAAAAGAAGGAAGTTGAGGAGAGAGCAAAGAGggaaaaggaagagaaagaaaataaccAGAACATTCCTGAGCCTAAACCTGCGACAAGTGTTGGGGCGGCTTTGGGGGCCACCGAAACTGTTGTTGGAGTGAAGCTAGGTGAAAAAGATGCAAATCTCACTGCGAAGGATTCTTTGGAAGcgcaggaggatgaggatgatatCGAGGTGTTGGACGGGACCGGGGAAAAAGCTGGGACTTCCACGCAGGCTTGCAAGGAGATCCCAGAGCCCCGTGCGGCAATCGAGTCGGTGGTAACCGTGGAGGATGACTTCATCACTGTCGTCCAGACCATCgatgaagaaggagaggagccGGGACACAGCGTTCGCTTCTCCGCTCCTCCGGAGACTGCGGTCCACCATGTCCCTGGTgccgaagaggaagaggagtgtgtGGAGGAGGCTGAAGAGGCTGAGATGGAGGCTGGCAGTCTAGAGGAGATATTGGATGTCCCTGAGGCCCAAGAGATACCCTCCTCTCCAGATAAGGAGGCCAAGACCacggagacagagggacggacagagagcTACGACAGAGATGAAACCACCATCGACGACTCCATCCTGGACAGCTCCTGGATCGACACCCAAG ACGATGATAGGAGCATGGCCACAGAGATGGAACAGCTGCCATTGGCGCATGATGCTGCAAAGACGTCTGACCTGAAGCAGGAGAAGCAGCAAACCAAGCAAGAGAAGGCAGTGAAGACAATGGCTAAAGAGAGCAGGGCCAAGGGCCGCGTGTCCACACCAGAACGCAAGCCTGTGCGTAAGGAACCAGTCTGCATCCCCAGGGAGGAggctaaaaagaaaaaag CGGTGATCAAGAAGACAGAGCTGACCAAGAAGGCAGAGACCCGGTCCCCTGCCAGGAGGAGCACCATGAAGCCCTCCGCGCGCCAGACGCGGCCCATCCAGCACCACTCCTGTCCCAGGAGGAGGGTTACAG CCACTTCCACAGACGGCCGCCACCCCTTCAGCGTTGCAAGGCAGTCCCTGGACCGAGTG CCACATCAGTGCCATACTAAACGCTTGCAACCTACAAAGATCCCTGCACTGAAATCACGGGTGGTTAAAAGCCTTCCCCACCTGCCAGCTCGGccaagctccgcctcctcctgcaAATCACAGTTGGCACAGAACTTAGATAGGCTCCGCCCATCGTCAGCTGAGCCTCTGTTCCCTTTGTCGCATAGAGCCTTAGGCAAGAAG GACGGAAGGTCATGCAGCCCAGAGCAGCGCGCCTCCGTGCCACGGCCAGCCTCCATCTTGACCCGCCACGGTCGCCACGGCGGCCACGACCAAGAGGAgagctccacctccatcaccagctCGGGATCCACTGCTCCACGCAGACCCACCT CGTTCCGCACCGAGATGAAGGCCGAACACAGGCTTGGACGCGCCTCTAGCATGTCGG GCCTAGCGCTGGTGCGTTCCCGCTCAGCCCGCAGCGGCCACTCCACCCCCCGCACCGGGGGCTCCACGGCCGTCACCCCCGGCACCCCACCCAGCTACTCCAGCTCGTCACACAACCCGGCCACGCCCCGCTCCCTCAGCCTCATCTCCCAGGAGCGCCGGGCGGTGACGGTGGCTGTGGTGCGCACGCCGCCCAAGtcccccgccaccacccccaAGCAGCTGCGCATCCTCAACCAGCCGCTGCCCGACTTCAAGAACGTCAAGTCCAAGATCGGCTCTACAGAGAACATCAAGTACCAACCCAAAGGAGGGCAG GTACAGATCCAGAATAAGAAGATAGACTTGAGTCATGTGACCTCAAAATGTGGATCCCTGGACAACATCCACCATAGACCAG GGGGCGGCAACATCCGCATCGAGAGCGTCAGGCTGGACTTCAAAGACAAGGCCCAGGCCAAGGTTGGCTCCCTGGACAATGCAGGGCAGCCCATCGGCCGTGGCCCCTTCCTG ATCGAGAGCCACAAGGTGATGTTCCAGGCCAAGCCGCGGGACCCCGGCGCGGACATCGTGGTCACGTCGCAGTCGGAGGGCGAGGGTGTCGAGGGGGGGTCCCCGGGGGGCCGGCTGCTGTCCTCCTCCGGCAGCCTCGACATGCTGGAGTCCCCGCAGCTGGCAACGCTGGCCGAGGACGTCACGGCCGCCCTGGCCAAGCAGGGCTTGTGA